A segment of the Gigantopelta aegis isolate Gae_Host unplaced genomic scaffold, Gae_host_genome ctg7492_pilon_pilon, whole genome shotgun sequence genome:
ctctctccctcttctctctccctcttctctctctctctctatctatctctatcttctctctctctctctctctctctgggagAGCTTGCATTATAATATTGGGGTGCATACATTGTATGAAATGTTGACATTTAGATTTACAAGATTTAGTAGTAAAATGTAGGCCTAGTAAATAAAGacatttagtaaataattaaaaataataataaaaaaccaaaaaccacaTTTAAACCTGTCCAAACAaagttgtttattatttatatcatttgcacTGGTATTTTACAATTCATACTACATAAACTCGCATGCACACTAGTTGTTTTATACTTATtaacatttgattaaaatttaatataaattaatttttttttttacagtaagtGATTGTAATAGGCCTTGTATTGCTTTTTGATGtagatattaatatattaaatttgttttatcattttaagtTATAATTCTCTTGTGTTATGCAGGTAAACCTTCAGCCCTTTATGACAAGACTAATCCAGATTGGGCACCAACATTACATCTTGGTCATGATAAATTTAAATTGACCACAGGAAAAGAAAATTCTTCTCGACATGAACGGATCATTGGCCGCACCACAAAACGGAAAAGGACTGAAGCAGCTCAGTCCCTACTATCTCTCCAAGACGTGATAGTTGAAGACCAGTCCACCGAAGTTGAACCATctgacgacaccactacaaAGGAAAGCCAAACATCAACTACTGGTGATCAACTTGTGTCAATGGAAGAGGAAATGAGAAGACTCACAGTTGAAAATATTGATTTGAAATGTGAGTTGGCTTCCATGAAACTAACTGAAGAAGGGTTGAAAGGCAATGATGAGAAAGTTAACTTTATGACTGGACTGCCAACTCATCACATTCTAATGCAACTTCTGGAATACATTTCAATACATCAAAATGTCACACCCAGATCAGCATTATCTGGATTTCAACAGCTATTGCTTACACTGATGAAACTTAGGTTAAATGTTACAAATGTACTTTtagggtttatttttaatattgataagACAACAGTCTCAAGAacctttttaaatacaattgatattttacatgttaTGCTTCAACCACTTATCAATTGGCCAGGACGTGATGAATTGAAGAAGACAATGCCTATGGAATTCCGTCGTTACTTAGAATCTAAAGTTGTTGTCATAATAGACTGTTTTGAGGTTTTCATTGACACACCTTCCAATCTGGAGGCAAGGGCCCTTACTTGGTCAACATACAAGCACCACAATACTGTTAAATTTCTTATTGGAATTACACCACAGGGAACAGTTTCCTTCATTTCAAGAGCCTGGGGTGGTCGAGTCAGTGATAAGTTCTTGACTGAACACTGTGGATTTCTCAATAAACTTCTGCCTGGTGATGTTATTTTAGCTGACAGAGGATTCGACATCGCTGATAGTGTTGGACTTATGATGGCAACTATAAAAATGCCCGCATTCACTAAAGGGAAAACTCAGATGCCTGCATTGGAACTGGAAAAATCACGTAAAATTGCCCATCTTCGAATTCATGTAGAGCGTGTTATTGGATTGTTGAGGCAGAAATACACTTTACTTGCTGAAACTCTTCCAATAGATTATTTGATTGTCAAGGATGGTAAAGATGTTACCACTGTCGACAAAATTGCTGTTGTTTGCTGTGCTTTAATTAATTTGAATGGGCCGATTGTTCCATCTGATTAAAAACACTTGCTTTACCACAATTTGGAATCCTGCAAAAACCTATTCAACTGCAGCCATACTTATttggtgtacatgtacatttctgCTATAacagttaacaaatgtttacatgtatgtgaagCAACAAGATGTGTGACCTAAATGTACATGTTGTACTCCACAAAACCTATCCTGAacatctttataaaaaaaagcatattacaaatattgaggCTATAACTCTAGTTATCAGCAGTGAGACAGTATTTAGAAATTAAATGtggacaaaaccaaaacatgtcTGTAGTTTTTCATTAATATTGAAATCCAAGCTACACTGATGAGTCCTGGAGGGACGAAACATGTTTCTCTGTTAAAGACACACAAGTGTTCTATCGAGTTAACTGAAATAATATGGTGAGAACAtctattagtacatgtatgagccacagactaaaaaaaaaaatgtggcaCACTTGGGAAAGAAACATGATATTCTAATCCAAATGACTCCCCATTGTTcagctatatatatagctaattttttctctttaacaccaatgggggggggggggggggattgttttatttaacaatactctcaacacattttacttgtGATTATACTGGCATTGATGTAcggtattgttaaaataaaatattttatgtgaactttcccatagacaggacactACATACCTCAGTCAACTAAATAAAACTTTACTACAAATTTAGCATTTTTGTGtttaaatttgtataatttattttctccaGATTAACAAATGGTCAGTTATACTTTATTCATGAATATcaataaatgaaatacatgtgtatatttaaatgtttagtaGTTTGGaatttaatacatatagtaTGTACATTGGTCATCTATCTACATGTTTCTATCAGTTAATTGTTCATACTGCACATCATCAGTTTGTGTGACCCAAGTGTCCTGACCTTACTTATAAgtaaactttttaaatgttcaatggCCAATTTGTGTCtagcatatggttatttcaacactatGTCAAAACAGCTACAGTGAATACTTTGCCACTACATAAGTTAAAACATGTTTCGTCCCTCCAGGACTCTTCAGTGTAGCTTGGATTTCCATATTAATGGAAAACTACAgacatgttttggttttgtccacatataatgttattaatgttaacatttcagtttaataatgttatttctGTTATCCCTTTATCATTCATGATTTTCTCCTTGTTCATTATCGCTTCACCATTCTTGATTTCCTCCTGTCTTTTCTGCATTCAGGGCAGTACCACTTGCCTTTAGGTTCTGTCAATATACCTACACACCCATAGTGGAACCAATGAATGGGGCAGTTCTGACCGTCGCAAGCAACCATGTCTCCAAATTCTTCCTTTTTGCAGAAACACCACACTTCGGCAATCTCAGCTTGAGGGCTTGCTTTCTTTTGCTGATTTGTGTGGTCAAGTAGAGGCATCCGTGAATAATATTTCGCAAGCAACTCTGGCAGAATTCCAACTTGAAAAATGAATAGAACTGCTTGTGTAGTATCTGGCCAGAATGTCTCCTCTTTGTAAATCCTTTCGCAGTGATAGGATTTGGTTGTCCAGAGATAAAAGTCTCCATACGTTCGTCCACAAACAAACAGCTGACACTGAACTTGGTAAAAGTATTCATGTTTTCTGTCCAACATCCATTTACCTTCCTCATTAAAAACCAAACACATTTCTTCAGatttaacattttgaagatCTCTGTCTCTGATGAGATACGGGCATTTTATTTCTAAGCAACCATCACCACAACAGTCACAGGTGGGACACATCCATCGGGTGATGCTCCAATCTGTGGGTGCTCCTCACTAATGACAAAACCAGAATCTCTCATCTTGAAGTTGACATGTTTCATTTTCATCAGCTCCAAGTACTGCTCCTTTGCTTTTCTTTCCTTTAACAGACCCCATCGTGTTGCTGgtgtatttacattttttttctcgGGATAGCAAATATCCTTAATCAAGCTGGGAGATGGCTGTGAAGGATCAGTTTTACAAACCTTTCGGAATTTTGATGCAGTTATGCGCCCCGCTCGATAACGCTGCCACAGTCGGGAATTTGATTGACCCCTAGTTGCCATTTCTGTGGCTTCAATCTGCTCCCTTGTAGCACTGATGTTAACTGAAGTACATTTTTGCAAAATGATGTTATACGGTTGCATATAAAGTTCTTCTTGGAACATGTCAGAAAGAACATCTGGAAAAATATTTTGAGCCTGTTGAGGAATGAAGTGATCATTGAACGGTTCTATAACTGATAAGACAGCAGGTTTTACCCTACCAATACTAAGTCCCTGCAGGAACTTGTCCAATCTGTTAGCACTTGGAGCAGGTATTTCCTTAGGCTGGCGAATACGACATGCAACAGGCGTCCCAGTTGCAATTGAATGGTCCAAATTCAAGCGTTTGGTCTGGGCTGATGTGAAGTCAATCTCGCCGACTGGTCGATACTTTATGTCTTTCAGTGCAGACGGTAAAAGCCAATAGGCCGGCTCTTGGGTGACAGTCTTCGAATCTCTGATCTTCACAGTTGCATCAATTGCAAACAGTAGTGTTGCAATGTGTGTGCAAGCCTCACCTAACCCTGCCATACAATCACAGTGTGCTGTGCAGACCATGCCATTCTTCTCCGCAATGACCCAGGGTTGCAAAGGCTTTTCTCTCAGTCTTTGCGAATGTAACACCtgaaataatttgtattgataattttactttataacttcaataaaaagtatgttattagtagcaataaaaaatattacaatcatTTACCACATGTTTAAGTTATATTGGTTATAGTTATATATCTGATAAGTAAATTCTTAATAAATTACAGCAAACAGCATTTCTTCTAAGTCAaggttcatacatgtatatataacaatgtattggtttgtttaatcaataaatggtataatatccgcctggtcccctccattattattattagttagggttaggggttggggttagggttaggggagggggggaccgggcggatatttttccgtacttatagtagtagtatgtaCAGGGCTTTTGATTGCACTGAAGTGAAGTACAAATACATATCGTATGccaaaattaagtacaaacatgctgacctcaagcCCTACTAAAATATTAACTTAATAATTACTGCACCAAAAAGTCCTTCTTATGCTTAAACAAAGTCCCCAAATTAGTGACACTTAAAGCCCTGGTATATctctatagtatatatatattatatgaacaCGTGACCTACCTTCGCTCGAACAATGTGAAATCCATTCTTAATGCAGACTGCAACGTCACTAATCCATCCAGAGGTCAGCTGGTTAAAAGCATCTAAACTTTTCCATGCCTTCATGTCGTCCATAGTATAAAAACTTTTTGTAAATATCAAGTAATTTACAATGTCTGGATACAAAACACTCGGAAAGTTTTTCTCACTGTTGGACCACTCGAGTTTCGTCACTTCATATGGATcgacattattaataatacttattTTGCTTAAATATCGGTCTCTAGATACACTATCCAGTGTACCAACATAACCTGGTTTAGGCACGGGTAATGATTTCAGTTGTTTAGACATAATAACATCAATTTTCTACTTCGCTGAACACTGACAATGATAATACTTCTTTTGTTTGTCCTCCAATATGGCTGCCGGGACTTGCGTACACAGAAACTGTGACGTCATCGCACACACTCTATTAGAACAACTTTCTTCATTAGTCATTTATAATGCTATGCCCAAATATGCATGTTGCGGTTCGCGTATATCATTTTATATTCTGTTCGGA
Coding sequences within it:
- the LOC121366856 gene encoding uncharacterized protein LOC121366856: MVNFCGVFGCGNRAGRDCAFSFFRLPTVRLSQGEQTHELSDERRRVWLSNIGRVDIKPSSYPYFRICSLHFINGKPSALYDKTNPDWAPTLHLGHDKFKLTTGKENSSRHERIIGRTTKRKRTEAAQSLLSLQDVIVEDQSTEVEPSDDTTTKESQTSTTGDQLVSMEEEMRRLTVENIDLKCELASMKLTEEGLKGNDEKVNFMTGLPTHHILMQLLEYISIHQNVTPRSALSGFQQLLLTLMKLRLNVTNVLLGFIFNIDKTTVSRTFLNTIDILHVMLQPLINWPGRDELKKTMPMEFRRYLESKVVVIIDCFEVFIDTPSNLEARALTWSTYKHHNTVKFLIGITPQGTVSFISRAWGGRVSDKFLTEHCGFLNKLLPGDVILADRGFDIADSVGLMMATIKMPAFTKGKTQMPALELEKSRKIAHLRIHVERVIGLLRQKYTLLAETLPIDYLIVKDGKDVTTVDKIAVVCCALINLNGPIVPSD
- the LOC121366854 gene encoding uncharacterized protein LOC121366854; the protein is MVCTAHCDCMAGLGEACTHIATLLFAIDATVKIRDSKTVTQEPAYWLLPSALKDIKYRPVGEIDFTSAQTKRLNLDHSIATGTPVACRIRQPKEIPAPSANRLDKFLQGLSIGRVKPAVLSVIEPFNDHFIPQQAQNIFPDVLSDMFQEELYMQPYNIILQKCTSVNISATREQIEATEMATRGQSNSRLWQRYRAGRITASKFRKVCKTDPSQPSPSLIKDICYPEKKNVNTPATRWGLLKERKAKEQYLELMKMKHVNFKMRDSGFVISEEHPQIGASPDGCVPPVTVVVMVA